In one window of Camelina sativa cultivar DH55 chromosome 15, Cs, whole genome shotgun sequence DNA:
- the LOC104746796 gene encoding ethylene receptor 2: MVKGIASGFLILSMVIFISPAIAINGGGYPRCNCEDEGTSFWSTENILETQRVSDFLIAVAYFSIPIELLYFVSCSNVPFKWVLFEFIAFIVLCGMTHLLHGWTYSAHPFRLMVALTVFKMLTALVSCATAITLITLIPLLLKVKVREFMLKKKAHELGREVGLIMIKKETGFHVRMLTQEIRKSLDRHTILYTTLVELSKTLELQNCAVWMPNEAKTELNLTHELRGRGGCSVSMDDLDVVSIRESDEVNILSVDSSIARASGGDVSEIGPVAAIRMPMLRVSDCNGEPSYAILVCVLPSGQPRDWTYQDIEIVKVVADQVTVALDHAAVLEESQLMREKLAEQNRALQMAKRDALRASQARNTFQKTMSEGMRRPMHSILGLLSMIQDEKLSDEQKVIVDTMVKTGNVMSNLVGDSMDVSDGRFGTEMKPFSLHRTIHEAACMTRCLCLYNGFRFLIDAEKSLPDNVVGDERRVFQVILHMVGSLVKPRKRQERSSLMFKVLKERGSLDRSDQRWAAWRSPASSADGDVYIRFEMNVEVDDSSSQSFASVSSRDQDVGDMRFSGGYGLGQDLSFGVCKKVVQLIHGNISVVPGLDGSPETMSLLLRFRRRPSISVHGSSELPAPDHHAHPHSNSILRGLQVLLVDTNDSNRAVTRKLLEKLGCDVTAVSSGFDCLNAISPSSSSSSTSFQVVVLDLQMAEMDGYEVAMRIRSRSWPLIVATTVSLDQEMWDKCAQIGINGVVRKPVVLRAMESELRRVLLQADQLL, translated from the exons ATGGTTAAAGGAATAGCTTCTGGGTTCTTGATACTGTCAATGGTGATCTTCATTTCGCCGGCGATAGCCATAAACGGCGGTGGTTATCCACGGTGTAACTGCGAAGACGAAGGAACTAGTTTCTGGAGTACAGAGAACATTCTAGAGACTCAAAGAGTAAGCGATTTCTTAATCGCAGTAGCTTACTTCTCAATCCCAATTGAGTTACTCTACTTCGTAAGCTGTTCAAACGTTCCATTCAAATGGGTACTCTTTGAGTTCATCGCCTTCATTGTTCTATGTGGTATGACTCATCTCCTCCATGGTTGGACTTACTCTGCACACCCTTTTAGATTGATGGTGGCGTTGACTGTTTTCAAGATGTTGACTGCTTTGGTCTCATGCGCTACTGCGATTACGCTTATCACTCTGATTCCTCTGCTTTTGAAAGTTAAAGTTAGAGAATTTATGCTTAAGAAGAAGGCTCATGAGCTTGGACGTGAAGTTGGTTTGATTATGATTAAGAAAGAGACTGGCTTTCATGTTCGTATGCTTACTCAAGAGATTCGTAAGTCGTTGGATCGTCATACCATTCTTTACACTACTTTGGTTGAGCTTTCCAAGACTCTGGAGCTTCAGAACTGCGCGGTGTGGATGCCGAACGAGGCTAAAACAGAGCTGAACTTGACTCATGAGTTGAGAGGGAGGGGTGGTTGTTCTGTGTCTATGGATGATTTGGATGTTGTGAGCATTAGGGAGAGTGACGAAGTTAATATATTGAGTGTGGACTCGTCCATTGCTCGAGCTAGCGGTGGGGATGTTAGTGAGATTGGTCCCGTGGCTGCCATTAGAATGCCGATGCTTCGTGTGTCGGATTGTAACGGAGAGCCGAGTTATGCGATACTTGTTTGCGTGTTACCTAGCGGGCAGCCTCGGGATTGGACTTATCAGGATATTGAGATTGTTAAAGTTGTGGCTGATCAAGTAACGGTTGCGTTAGATCATGCAGCGGTTCTTGAGGAGTCTCAGCTTATGAGGGAGAAGCTTGCGGAACAGAACAGGGCGTTGCAGATGGCTAAAAGAGACGCGTTGAGGGCGAGCCAAGCGAGGAATACGTTTCAGAAGACAATGAGCGAAGGGATGAGGCGTCCGATGCATTCGATACTCGGACTACTGTCGATGATTCAGGACGAGAAGTTGAGTGATGAGCAGAAGGTTATTGTTGACACGATGGTGAAAACGGGGAATGTGATGTCGAACTTGGTTGGGGACTCGATGGATGTGTCTGATGGTAGATTTGGTACGGAGATGAAACCGTTTAGTCTGCATCGTACCATCCATGAAGCAGCTTGTATGACGAGATGTTTGTGTCTATACAACGGGTTCAGGTTCTTGATTGACGCGGAGAAGTCTTTGCCGGATAATGTAGTAGGAGACGAGAGAAGGGTCTTTCAAGTGATACTTCATATGGTTGGTAGTTTAGTAAAGCCTAGAAAACGTCAAGAAAGGTCTTCATTGATGTTTAAGGTTTTGAAAGAAAGAGGAAGCTTGGACCGGAGTGATCAAAGATGGGCTGCGTGGAGATCACCGGCTTCTTCAGCAGATGGAGATGTGTATATAAGATTTGAAATGAATGTAGAGGTTGATGATTCGAGTTCTCAATCATTTGCGTCTGTTTCATCAAGAGATCAAGATGTTGGTGATATGAGATTCTCCGGCGGCTATGGGTTAGGACAAGATCTAAGCTTTGGTGTTTGCAAGAAAGTGGTGCAG TTGATTCATGGGAATATCTCGGTGGTCCCTGGCTTGGACGGTTCACCAGAGACCATGTCGTTGCTCCTCCGGTTTAGACGCAGACCCTCCATTTCAGTCCATGGATCCAGCGAGCTACCAGCTCCTGACCACCACGCTCACCCTCATTCAAATTCTATATTACGTGGCTTGCAAGTTTTATTGGTAGACACCAATGATTCGAACCGAGCGGTTACGCGTAAACTCTTAGAAAAACTTGGATGCGATGTAACAGCGGTATCCTCTGGTTTCGATTGCCTCAACGCTATTTCTCCTAGCTCATCCTCCTCTTCTACTTCGTTCCAAGTTGTGGTGCTTGATCTTCAAATGGCAGAGATGGACGGCTATGAAGTGGCCATGAGGATCAGGAGCCGATCTTGGCCATTGATTGTGGCGACGACAGTGAGCTTAGACCAAGAAATGTGGGACAAGTGTGCACAGATTGGAATCAATGGAGTTGTGAGAAAGCCAGTGGTGTTAAGAGCTATGGAGAGTGAACTCCGAAGAGTATTGTTACAAGCTGACCAACTTCTCTAA